In the Triticum aestivum cultivar Chinese Spring chromosome 2B, IWGSC CS RefSeq v2.1, whole genome shotgun sequence genome, CCACAGCCATCTAAAAATTCCTTTGGTATAATCCAGTAATTAATTAATTTCATTAGTATTTTATGAGAATAAGTACATTTTTTTAGTAAATAATAAACCATAATTAGTGAAAACATGTTGATTAACCATGTATTTAAATGGTGCATTAGCGAAGAGATTGGTCACACGTGAGGTCGAATCAATTGAAATACGACTGAACTATACACACGGGCGCATGGATGGCTGACACATGTGGGCCATGTTGATTTGACAATAGGGCTGGATGTGTGGTGCAGATACAGGTTGCGCGCATAGAGTTCCGGGCATAGTGGTAGTGAACATTTTACTTTAACCTCTCTGGTCAATATAGTTGTGAACTCCTAATCATGATGCATGTATGCAACCATACACCGGAAAGAGGAGTCTTCTATGATGTAGGCAACCTATATGCAGGTAACTAATCGACATGCAAATGTCGTATTCTGACATATATCTTTTCAACCAGGCTTTACTCAGCCTTGCCCTTTTTCTCATGCAACCTCAAAAAACGGTGCAGGCACCAAACACGTCCTAAGATGTTGTTGCGGATACGATGGAGTCACGGGCAGCTACGGTGAGGATGTCGGGGCAAGAGACCGTCTGCTTGCAGATACTCTCCAGCTGGGTCTTGATGATGTCGATGACGCCGAAGTCCCTCAGCGACCCCACGTTCGGAGCTGCGTTTTGTTCCATGCCAGACATCAGAACAGATGCATCATAGACAGTAGAAAAGAGTTTTCTCATAAACTAATCAAGCATGCCTACTTCATGCCAAATTTCACAAGAGGAGTGTACATCCTCATTCCGTGTACAAGTGTAAATATGATCAATATAGttattctttcctttttctttttgaggATGATCCTTGACTTTGCGTTCTATGTGCTCCATTTTTCTCCTAACATTGGGGGAAAAATCTCGTTAAATAATAGAGCACGGTCACTTCATGCCAAAATGTCATCAGGCAAGTGTGCATCTTCATTCCGTGTGCGAGTGTAATAAGGTAGGGTTGATGGTAATTCTCCTTGCCTTCGCAAGAGAAATTGAGGATTCAACCGTCGTTACATATGTAGGTACATGCATGATTTGCTGCTGCACATACTTAGAGAAATATACATGTTTCAAGTGCTGGTATGATAATCGGTACTGGCCACTGCTTCTGGGGCCTTATTCGTTGACGTGTCGTTCTGGCGAGCTGCCGACGTGTAGGTCAATCACGAGTTCACCTTGGAGCAGCTGAGCCTGATCTGCCCCTGCGTCCCGGTGAGCGGCGCGATGTTTCCCATCTTGATCATCGCCGTCGTGAAGGCGCTGCTGAAGGCCGCCGCGTTGGATGCGAAGTTGCGGACGGTGTTGTCGGTGGTGTCGTTGTTGAAGAGCACCTGGTCCGAATGCAGGAGCCCTTTCTGTGACAGGAGGTTGGTGTAGTAGGCGTTGTCGAACGTGTTGGGCGTCGTCGTGTCCAGGTTCGCCAGGTTGCCGTTGCCGCCGGACTGGGGGCAGTTGGCCTTGAGAGACGTCGCGAAggcagtgttgatgttggtggcacCGCCGTAGATTCGAGTCCGGAAGTTGGAGCACTGGGCCTTCCCGATGGTGTGCGCGCCTGAGAGCGCGACCATGTCGACCGTGTTAAGGTTCTTCTTGAGGAACGCGGCCTCGAGCTGTGACCGGCTGGAGCCAGGGCCTGGGAGGTCGCTGTTCGCCAGCGCCGCACTTGCGGTGGTGGAGTCCCGTCTCCCAAGTGGAACAGTCCATGACGGCCCTCCAAGCTGCATCGACCAACCAAGAAATTAAGTACGGGACTACTAGCTTTACGTAGCATCGATCATATATGCAACTGAATGTGCTAAGATGATTTTACGGCGACGACGGAGTcgcgggcggcgacggtgaggatgtcggcgcaggagacggtCTGCTTGCATATACTCTCCAGCTGGGTCTTGATGCTGTCGATGACGCCGAAGCCTCTCAGCGACCCCACGTTCGGACCCGCGTTTTGTTCCATGCCAGACAGCAGAACAGATGCATCACAGCCCTGTAGCCAACATAAACATATTAGTTCACGGTATAAATTTTGTTAAATCAAAGCTTGTTAGATAGGACACAGCTGTTAAAGCAAAGTTAGTTAAGATAAAAAGAGCCGATATATTATGTGAAACTTGCTTGGACAAAGCAGTCGTGGAAGTGAAGCCTGAGCAGGGACGCGCCCATGCGGGGGTCGCTGCTCACGGCGGCCGCCACGCCGCTCTTGATGGTGGCCAGAGCCCTGGGACACGACGTGTCGTAGAACGTCGACGAGAGCTGCCCCGTGGCCGCCGTGGCCAGAGCCACGAGCACCACCAGAGAAATGCAAGAGGCAGAACCCATGGCCATGGTTGGCTACAAGGCCAGAGCTATGTGTGCTATCACTGCTATCTGCACTTGTTATCTGGCTGTGGCTGTGGCTTGCAAGATAATGCAGTATATCATGCATATTTATAGGGAAAGTTTTAGCTCACGTGCAACTGCACATCAGTCCCGGTCTCCCAGTTGGGAGAAAGCATCCAACTTCTATGTCTGATTAGTCTAGCAAGCATCCAAAACAGATGGTCGATTGGTCTATGATGGCTGACGATCGACGTCGACCCGGCATCCACGATCTGCCCAGCGCCGTCGTGTGGCCAGCTAGATGTTGGATAGGGGATACGGGTGCGGACAAACCCGCCGATTTTTTAGAAGGGTCAGACGCTTGCATCCAACTGTGGCAACCTCCAGCTTAAGTGCTTAAATCGCTACGGCCAACACCAGCCCTGCATTTTTTTTTCCGGCAATAGGGCTTATCATGTATTCGAATAATTTCCCGTGATCTGCCTTGGCCTTATCATGTATCCGTTAGGTGCCCGTGGGAGAGAGAAACATATATCTGCGAATCAATAATGGCATACAACATCTCATAATAATGTTCATTGTTTTTTGATATAGCTTACTACTCTTGCCAAGTGGTTCATCTCATAATAATGGAGTAATATATTTTTCATCATTGTTTTTTAGGTACAGGTGTGGTCGTGAACCTGCTTTGAGGGAATATAAGATTGTTAGGCTTTTCAATTTTGAATAAATTTAACATGCTTTTTGTCTAGCGACTCCGGGCGGCCGGCAAACCTGTGTTATGCATCAGGCTCATAGCCTCGCTACACGAGCATTTCGTCCTACGATCAGCCCTGACTAGAGAGCAACATATGTTTTATAAGAGGTTTTGAATCATCACATCAAAAGAATAACCTTACAGGAGAGGATACCCTCGCCTTTAAATTCATGATGTGTCTCCTCTCCCACAACTAACATAGGGGTAATTAAACCCAACACAAATTTCACTTTGCACCGTAAAAGTGCTAACATGCACTCTACTATAGGAGTACCCAGGAACATACGATCATTGGTTCATCTCCAACTAACCAACTACATGGAATGAGCTCCATGCATGCTATTGCAGATGGCGATACAACCCGAGCCCGGACGTACACATGGACACACCGTTTGGCCTGACTAATTGTAAGGAGTCCGCTTCTGTCCAAGGCAATCCAGCCTCGCTTTGACCACAGCGCCGTCATCTTGCGCATAGGTCGTGTTCGATGAAAGTGACACGATGTGATTCAGCAGTGCCAGTTTCTTTCATGCTCTGTACTGCAGTTGAGAGGCACTTGGTTCAGACGCAGCCTGCGAGGAAACAGTTCGGCCCAAATCATCGTCTAGCCGCGCTCCATTTGGGCTTCTTCCGTTCGCTCGGTGTTGTTTGGATGCGTCTAAATGTCACCTACTACATGCGACTCACCTCCAACATTctatatgggccggcccagcagcatGAGGCCTTGAGGCGTGCGCACAAGTCTCACGATCGCTTTCGCTAAAAAAAAAACGAGCCGCACATTAAGTCACAATAAAAATGTTGCAATTTTTATCTAAAATAACTTAAGGCACACTTGTATTTCTATTTTTCTGTCTTTTTTCAAACAAAATACAATACAGATGTTCACATAATATTTTGGTACTTTTAGAAATGCCATGCTGACTAGGTGCAAATGTTGCTAGACTTCTACCAAGTGAAGAGTAGTGCCAAGTGCTGGAGGAAGAAAGAAGAGAAGCGGGAAATCGGAGCGGAGGAGGCGGGTCCCGGTAAGTGCGgccgagtaaatgaaaaactaagcAAAAGTGGTTCGCGGGTCCCGACCACTTTCCTGACATATTACAAATACAGGCAGTTTCGCATGCACAATACATCTGATATATATACAAGGACGTGGGCCAGCACTAACACAAATAGTGGAGTAAACGGCCGGTCTAGGATCTACAGGTACATGACGGAACCGCGCAATATGACTTTGCAGGCATATCATGTATTCGAATAATTTTTAATGGTTTGCATTGGCCTTATCATGTATCCGTTAAGTGGTTGTAGGAGAGAGAAACATATATCCAGTAATGGCATACAACATCTCATAATAATGTTCATTGTTTTATTTTGATATATCTTACCACTCTTGCCAAGTGGTTCACCACGTAATAATGGAGTAATATATTCTTCATCATTGTTTTTTAGGTACATGTGTGGCGGTGAACATGCTTTGAGGGAATATAAGATAGTTAGGCTTTTTAATTGTAAATAAACTTAACATGCTTTTTTGTTAAGCGACTCCGGATAGGCAAGCTTGTGTTATGCGTTGTAGGCTCATATCCCCGCTACACAAGCGCATTTCATCCTACTATCATTCCTAACTAAAGAGCAACAGATGTTTTTTAAGAGGTTTTTAATCATCACGTCAAAAGAATAACCTTAGGGGAGATGATACCTTTGCCTTTAAATTCATGATGTGTCTCCTCTCCCGCAACTAACATTGGGGTAATTAAACCCAACACAAATTTCACTTTGCACAGTAAAAGAGCTAACATGTACTCTACTATCGGAGTACACAGGAACATACGTCCACACGCACGATCCATGCATTGGTTCATCTCCAACTGGATGGAAAGAGCTCCATGTATGCTATTGCAGATGACGATACAGCCCAGAGCTATGCATGGACGCACAGTTTGACCTAACTAATCGTAGGGAGTCTGCTTCTGTCCAAGGCAATTCAGCCTCAATTTGATCACAGCGTAGTCATCTTGCACACAGGTTGTGTTTGATGAAAGTGACACGATTCCATTCAGCAGTGCGACAATTTCTTTCATGCTCTGTACTGCAGTCGAGGGGCACTCTGTTCAGATGCATGCCTACGACGAAACAGTTTGGGCCAAATCATCCTCTAGTCACACACCACTTGGGCTTCTTCCGTCCGCTGGGTGTTGTTGTTGGGTGCTTCTAAATGTCGCCTACTAATTAACATGGGACTCGCCTCCAGCATTCTATATGGGGTGGCCCCATCAGCATGAGGCCTTGAGGCGTGTGTAGTTCCAATGCACAAGCCTCACGTTCGCTTTCGCTCCAAAACAAACGAGCAGCACGTTAAGTCACAATAAAAAAAGTCCCATCAAAAACAAAAAAAGTTACAATTTTTATCTAAAAGAACTGAAGGCACAgtattatttctatttttctatCTTTTTTCAAACAAAATGCAACACAGATGCTCACATGTTATTTATATACTTTTAGAAATGCCATTCTGACGAGGCGCAACTGCCGCGAGCCTTCTACCAAGTGGAGAGAAGTGCCAAGTGCGAGATCATAATGTTTTTATTGCATAGTAATTTTAATCTCCTAGGTCTATTGATCCATTCTGACGAACGCGAACAAGTGATTACAAATatacttttgatcaatgaaatgcgtGCATGTCTACCCTTTTATCGCATTGACCTTTTTATCTGGAGGTCGGGTATAATTTTTTTCAGTTGTATCGCGTTGACCCTTTCATCGAAAAATTAGAGTACGAGACATGTCAACCAATTGCAATCACGATTGAACTGTAATAAAATAAAGACAATAACTTTAGAAACACCATGCTTAATGCCTCTATCGTGTAAAACTGACATTATGATTGTTATGTGGCCATGTGTGGGTATTTAGCTAGTAGTATCTCTAAGCGATGAATTGATTAATTAATCAATTATTGCTAACAATTGTTATTTTCAGGGCCATTGCCATCCAACGACCTAAAGCTCATCCTCGTAGTCATCGAGGCCACCTCCCAACCTTGTTTGCATGGCCGAGATGACAGGGTCGCATATGCCCTGCAACTCCCAGAGCTTCTTCTCATAGTCCCCCTCCTCGGCGTTCTCTGTGTTTCCGTCGAGCCACTTGCTCACCGCCATCACCTCACCCTCCACCTCCCCCCTCCTCTTCTCCTCCAGCTCCATGTCACCAGCAGCGGCAAGGGTCTCCTTGATGCTGTGCACGTAGGCCTCCAGCCTAGCTTTGGCGTCCCTGGCGAACTCGTCCGCTTCACGCATCATAGCGTCAATCTCTTCCTGACTCAGCCGCCGATGATGATAACCATAGCTGGTATTGGCCGACTTGCCGGAGGCCTTATCCGTCGCCTCGGCGTGGATCGTGCCCGCCTGGTCCACCTCGATGGTCACCTCGATGTCCCGCCTTCCCCAATTCCATATACTGCGCCCATCGTGAATGATTCGTGTTACAAATTGACAATATGTAGGATGGGTGATCTCGGAGTAGCTAGGATGTAGGATCACTATGTTAATAGCTAGCTAACCTTGCAGGTGGGATTTCAGAGAGGTCAAGCTGGCAGAGGAGTCTGTTATCCTTGACCTCAGTTCGGTCGCCCTCATACACCTTGACTGCCATGGTGGTCCGCTTGTCCCAGTACGTGGTGATGACATGCGTCCCCTTGGCCGGGTAGCCGGCGTCCCTCCGGATCAGCTTCACCATTGCCCCGTCGGCAGCTTCGATGCCGATAGCGGGCTGCGGCACGTCAACTATGCCTGCATATAATAATTTGTTTTTGTATTAATTGAGTCTTAACCACATCGTCATAAAAATCTTGTCAAGATGAGGGAGGCAGAACAAGTTACTGTACCAAAAAACACCTTGTCGTCGTCGTCATGGTGTCCAGTCAGGTGGCTCCCCTGAACGGCGGCCCCGTAGGCGACGGCCTCGTCGGGGTTGATCCCGTCGACGTTGACGGGCTCCTTGCCGTCGAAGTAGTCCTTGACAAGCTGCTGCACCATGGGGATCCTGCTGCCGCCGCCCACGAGGATGACATCGTGGATGTCTCCCTTCTCCAGCTCGGCGTCCTCCATGGCCTTGTTCAACGGAGCCATCGTCTTCAAGAAAAGGTCCTGGTTGAGCTCCTCGAACAGCTCCCTGGTGAGCGTCTCCGAGAGGTCGACGCCGTCCAAGAGCGCCTTGACCTCCACGCCCACCTGGTGCTGGTCGTGGTCGCTCAGCGCCCGTTTGGCGCGCTCGCACTCCCGCAGCAGCCTCTGCATCGCGTGTCCGTCGCCGGTGACGTCCCGGCCGTGCTTGCGCTGGAACAGCTCGGCGAAGTAGCCCGCGAGTCGCCGGTCGAAGTCGTCACCGCCGAGGTGGGCGTCGCTGCGGCTCGCCATGGTCTCGAACACGCCTTCATCGAGGGTGAGCACAGCGACGTCGAGCGTGCTGCCGCCGAGGTCGAACACCAGCATGTTCCTGGGGTCGCCCCTATGCTTGTCGAGGCCgttggcgatggcggcggcgacgggatccCTTACCAAGCGGAGGACGTCGAGCCCGGCGAGGATGCCGGCCTCCTTGGTAGCGTACATCTGCGCGTCGGTGTAGTGGGCGGGGACGGTGAGCACCGCCCGCGTGACCTTCCTGCCTAGGTGGGCCGCCGCCCTGTCCATCATGTCCGCAAACACCGCGGCAGTGATCTCCACGGGACTGAGCAACCGCACGTCGTCCTCGCCCACATCCACCCGGACGTACGGCATCCCGTCCCGGTCGACGACGGCGTACGGCAAGGTCTCCACGTCCTGCTGCAGGTCGGCGTCACTGAACCGCCGTCCCAGGATGCGCCTGGCGCCATAGATGGTGCGGTTCGGGTTGGCGGCGTACTGGTCCCTGGCGGCCTCTCCGACCAGCCTCTCGCCGTCGTCGATGAAGGCGACCCACGCGGGGGTGACGCGGTTGCCCCGGTCGTCAGGGACGATCTCGATGGAGCCGTCCCGGTGTACGGCGGCAATGCACGAGTGGGTCGCGCCGAGGGCGatgccgagcacctcgtcgccagTCTCGCCGGACCGGCGCCGGCTCTCTGGGACGAGGAAGCTCGACGCCGTGAGGGGTAAGAAGAGGAAGCCGAGGACGAGCAGTGCCTCCGCAGCACGACGAGCCATGGACTTGGCCCAGATCGATTTGGAGCACGCCTCGTCTGTGACGATATTTAGACGTGGCAGGAGACACGTCCCAAGGCACCACGGAGAAGTGTTCGGTGTTCACTCCAACCAGAAGATGACACGTGCCACCTATGACACAAGATTCCGATTAAAATTGATATTTTTTGCGGGAACTAAAATTGAAATTGGTTTGGTTACTTACAATAGGTGTGTTTCCACTAAATATAGGCGAGCCGAATCATCGTGGAAAGTGCATTTGGGAGACGGGCTCGAGGGAGCCATTTTTTTTCCAGCGAAAATACTATTTGCGGTATAAGCATATAATTTGTGGTATAAACGTATTTTTTTTTGCGGATGATAAACGTATAAAATTTCATCAACGTATACAAAtatattagtactccctccgtttatttTTAGTCTGcacaaagtcaaactttgtaggaAAAAATAACAACATCTATAATACTAAAACaatatggtatgaaaattaatctcatgatgcatccaacaatgttgatttcatattgtgaatcttgattgttttttctataaacttagtcaaagttaaaaaggtttgactttgatcaaatcttatatgccgactaaaaagaaacgaagggagtatgtaATGTACACAAAAAAGATTAATACATAGATTAAAATGGACCTTTTCTACCCCGCCCAAAAAAGGACATTTTCTTTGTTGTTTTCGGGCCAGgtttttgtcttttttgtgtagccTACAAATAGTGATATTATTTAATGAAAATTTATATATACTTAGAGAACATGTATGCATATCATCTTTGATACTTCTAAATAGTGTTTCTAAAAAAAAATCTAATAATGGTCCATCCTTTGAAGCTCTGCTCTAATGTATATTGTCCCTTCTTAACATGATAGGGTTGTTACAAATCTGCAATCTCCCTAGATACATATACATTAGTACATACAAAATTTCATCTCATTGTTTTCGTGGACTTTATTAGCAATTAATCGTTGGCTTCTTTGTGTGATGGCCCTGTTAAGTCATTAAATCCAATGGCGATGAGTTATCATCTTTAGCTCAACACACATGATTTTGAATTGCACCATTAGTACTGCCTACGTTTTTAGATATAAGCCATTTTAAAGATTTCGATACGAACTACATGCGGGTGTATATAGACGAATTTTAAAGTGTAGATTtgctcattttgttctgtatgtaatCCATATATTGAAATctccaaaaagacttatatttaggaatgaagtgAGTAGTTAATAGTGTAAAGTGGCATCTCCTAAAAGTGCTATCTTATTTaggatcactactagggaaaagcttatacacggacgcttactagtagcgagggtttataaccctcgctgctgctatttttacccctcgctactactaagttgatagtagtagcgcaggtttttacaCCTNNNNNNNNNNNNNNNNNNNNNNNNNNNNNNNNNNNNNNNNNNNNNNNNNNNNNNNNNNNNNNNNNNNNNNNNNNNNNNNNNNNNNNNNNNNNNNNNNNNNNNNNNNNNNNNNNNNNNNNNNNNNNNNNNNNNNNNNNNNNNNNNNNNNNNNNNNNNNNNNNNNNNNNNNNNNNNNNNNNNNNNNNNNNNNNNNNNNNNNNNNNNNNNNNNNNNNNNNNNNNNNNNNNNNNNNNNNNNNNNNNNNNNNNNNNNNNNNNNNNNNNNNNNNNNNNNNNNNNNCCTGAAATCCCCATCTCCTCATCCAAATCACTCATTTCCccgtccctcctctctctctctctcgctctctctctctctctctctctctctctctctctccataggCTCTCCCATGGCACTCCTGCCCATGCACCTCTCCTTCTCCATGGCGCCCAACGATGCCGTCGCCTCGCGCCACTCGCATCcaggagctcgccggtcttccccTCGCCTCCCGCCACCACAACGGAGCACCTCACCACCAACGACTAGCCCCGGTGCTCCCTCCGTCTCCTTCATCTCTCCCTTCTTTCTCTTTTTCCATCCGCCCTCTGGTTTCACTCACCCTCCCATGTCCTTGCCCGTGCAGGTCATCGCCATGGATGACCAGGAGCTTGCTGCCTTGGCTGCGAAGAGGATCCCCACGCCGTCGCCTTGCTCAACCATGGATCCAGACCCTCTGCAGCAGCCGACGCTGGATCTTGTCTACATCTGCCCTTCCGCAGCTCCGACGACCCCTAGCGTCGCTGGATTGaagatttttttgtttttgaaattaatagtagtagcgcggatgCGACCATGACGTAATAGTAGCGCCTCGTCGCTTTTGTTTttgagattttttttgtttttgaaattaatagtagtagcgcgggtcgcacccacgctactactaacacacCCCTAGCGTCGCTTTTCCTTAGTAGTGGATGCTTCACCAAAGAGTTAAAAGAGTTATGCAGGAACATGACTTAATAGACACTAGATCGGGATCGCGCCTCGTCGCGAAGGTGCCGGCCCCAACATTTTGGTCAAACAAGTAATGCTAAGTTAGTAATAATTCAGGTTTAACATATGCTATTAAATTATGATCACTGAAAAGTTTGTTGATACAAATAAATAATTTTAAGCTGGACCTTTCCATGATCAAACTTTAGTTTAACAAAATGCAATCTACACGATCATAATTTTAAACTGACTGGATATTATTTCATAAAACAAATGGTTAAAGCAGTGAATCTCCAAAACAGACACTTCTCCAACACATGTTCTGCATATTCGAATTCTAATAAAGCCAAGTGCAAGCCTGAACTTACGAATATAACATAAGTTTGAAAACAACCAGGAATGTAAGTTGACTAAAACGAATGTCAGTTGATCTCAAAGCTACAAATTGTAGAATTCACAAAAAAATAGTACAGGAAATTACTGAGCCGAAATATTTTGAGCCAGCTAAATTAACTCTAAATTTTGTTTCTGTGACATAGAACCCGAATGTGTCAACGACCTGGACTGTAAGTTATGTGGCGAACTGGCCAGAAACCTCGTCAAGCTCCATGATGCCGGGTGAACCTGGATGAAATGGAGCAGCGTGGATCTCACGTCAaagaggtcggggacgccgctcggtggatgCGTGGTGGCGACGGAGTCCGAGAtgaaaccggcggcggcgggcggcagggcggctatgattggctgcgcatggcgcgaggccgtcgggtcggggtgatgcaggagtcccggtcggagtagggcggtgacgaccggcgtagatcgacgggcgggccggcgcgcggacGACGGCCTTGAGGGCTGCCTGTCACGCGAGGCCGGCGGGTCGGTGAAGTAGCCGGCCGGTTGCGCCaatgtcggagtagaggcgcgaggtgtcgacggcggcggtgggcgacacAAACCGATCAAGaaaagatcggaaaaccaaaatgtagacgccgatcaaagcgaccgaCGAAAGAGAGaaaaacccggatcaaaggatcgggaaaaatactctctagggcagccggccaacacggccggcggatgaaccctaggtacgggcggcgcgacCCCCAGCGGCGGTCATGGATGCCGACCACCcaaggggcggcgcgcgggtgcgaaagcggcggcggctagggtttagaacccggaaactgataccatgttaagaagggagagagggatttagtggaatagtttgatgtattgcttgagcctcgtgggcatatatataggagtacaatgatctacttgaagtacaagacaaggcagaacaaatcctagtctatctcgtctttcctaataaataTTATACTCAACAGATGCGTTCGAAACTTCCGGTGGCGATCGAGATGGATTCTTCAGTTGCAGTGAAGATGATAAAATCCAGTGATGAAGATAGATCAGTCTATTTGGCTTTGGTAAAGGAGATCAAGTATCTTATGGGTCTTCGTAAAACTAGTATTACTCACGTTAGTAGAGCTCAAAATAAAGTTAGTAACTCTCTTGCAAACTTTGCTCGTGTGGAGGGAAGAACTATGACCTGGCTTGGGTCAGGACCTCCGGAGACCATTGAGCTTAACTCCTTTGATTGTAATCCTGTGTGAAGTGAGTAACACAAGTTTTCCCGAAAAAAAAAAAGCAATCATCCGTTGCTTTTGCACGAGAATTTTGTTACACATGCACAAGTACAATTTTCAACCACCCGCCGGAATACACACGCTAGCGTACTCGTAGGTGTTGGAACTGGTCTCCGAGACCTTATTTATTTCATTCCTGTTTCTGCGTATCGGCAGCAGTGCGTCGGCGGCGTGGAGATTACGAGTTGACCTTGGAGCAGACGAGCCTGATCTGCCCCTGCGTCCCCGTCTTGGGCGCGATGTTCCCCATCTTCACCATGGCCGTTGCGAAGGCGTTGTTGAATGTCGCCGCGCTGGACGCGAAGCTCATGACTGTGTTGTCGGCGCCGCCGCCGTTGAACAGCACCTGGTCCGAGTGTAGGAGCCCCTTCTGGGAAATCAGGTTGCTGTAATAGGCGTTGTCGAACGCGTTGGGCGTCGCTGTGTCCAGCGGCGCTAGGCTGCTGTCGCCGCCGGACTGGGGGCAGTTTGCCTTGAGCGCCGTCGCGAAGGCCGTGTTGATGTTGGCCTCGTTGTAGATCCTGTTCCTGAAAAACCGGCACTGCGATTGTCCGAGCGTGTGGGCGCCTGTAAAGCCATGTCAGAATGTCTCTCTAGCGAGCCGTTGTACTAGTAAAGTTTGAGTTGAGAGAAATCATGTCGATGGTTTGTACCTAAGAGCGCAACCATGTCTGTCAGGCTGAGCTGCTTGTTGGCGAA is a window encoding:
- the LOC100192163 gene encoding peroxidase-like is translated as MAMGSASCISLVVLVALATAATGQLSSTFYDTSCPRALATIKSGVAAAVSSDPRMGASLLRLHFHDCFVQGCDASVLLSGMEQNAGPNVGSLRGFGVIDSIKTQLESICKQTVSCADILTVAARDSVVALGGPSWTVPLGRRDSTTASAALANSDLPGPGSSRSQLEAAFLKKNLNTVDMVALSGAHTIGKAQCSNFRTRIYGGATNINTAFATSLKANCPQSGGNGNLANLDTTTPNTFDNAYYTNLLSQKGLLHSDQVLFNNDTTDNTVRNFASNAAAFSSAFTTAMIKMGNIAPLTGTQGQIRLSCSKVNS
- the LOC123040635 gene encoding heat shock 70 kDa protein BIP5, with product MARRAAEALLVLGFLFLPLTASSFLVPESRRRSGETGDEVLGIALGATHSCIAAVHRDGSIEIVPDDRGNRVTPAWVAFIDDGERLVGEAARDQYAANPNRTIYGARRILGRRFSDADLQQDVETLPYAVVDRDGMPYVRVDVGEDDVRLLSPVEITAAVFADMMDRAAAHLGRKVTRAVLTVPAHYTDAQMYATKEAGILAGLDVLRLVRDPVAAAIANGLDKHRGDPRNMLVFDLGGSTLDVAVLTLDEGVFETMASRSDAHLGGDDFDRRLAGYFAELFQRKHGRDVTGDGHAMQRLLRECERAKRALSDHDQHQVGVEVKALLDGVDLSETLTRELFEELNQDLFLKTMAPLNKAMEDAELEKGDIHDVILVGGGSRIPMVQQLVKDYFDGKEPVNVDGINPDEAVAYGAAVQGSHLTGHHDDDDKVFFGIVDVPQPAIGIEAADGAMVKLIRRDAGYPAKGTHVITTYWDKRTTMAVKVYEGDRTEVKDNRLLCQLDLSEIPPASIWNWGRRDIEVTIEVDQAGTIHAEATDKASGKSANTSYGYHHRRLSQEEIDAMMREADEFARDAKARLEAYVHSIKETLAAAGDMELEEKRRGEVEGEVMAVSKWLDGNTENAEEGDYEKKLWELQGICDPVISAMQTRLGGGLDDYEDEL